cctttttacttttttgtctttcttatGCATTTCCATGATTTTGACTGATCAGTTTCATCCATCTTTCTGTGGTGCAGTTATGTGATTTGTCCAGGCCAGGTGCGACCATCTGCTGCAAATGTAGTGTCATTAAGGCAGAGCAGCGACTTGAACTGTATAAGGCAAATTCCTGCTTCTCACCACATAATGAGAGATTATGCTAAATATTACCCTACTTGTTTCGTGCTAAAAACTTCGTGCTTCATGCTATTTGTGGGGAGTTATATATGTATACCTATTCCTAAATGATCGGGTTTTTGTCATTGTTTATAGAGGCACTGACAACTGCAAATTTTGGTTGTAGGTTGAGTTAGGCCAGATTCGACACATGGTTGTTGATGTATCGTGCCTCAATAAGGATCTGGATATGAGGTTAATGTTACGTGCCAAGAGACTCTTTACGGCTATTAGCGTAAGTAATTGAAACTAAGACCCATGTGAAACTTCACTTTGTTGGAGGCACTTACCAGGGCTTGTTTGTTATAACTTAAAGACAAAAAGTATATTTTTTTAACCTTTCCAGccgaaattcaaattttaaaaaataatgagacATCTTATCAACCTAGTCTCCAATGGGGAAAGTCCGCATTTTGCCTTCTTCAACCGAGCTACCTAGTTTTCGAATCATACGTGGCACTCCAAGCTCTTCAGCAGAAGGTAGAATTGGACCAACACTTACTTTCGAAATTGTCCAAATCCACCCCTGTGAAGTACTTATTCATAGGATACGGTGCGTACCTGATTCTATGAGGTACTTCCATGGTCATGCATGAAGATCGATCGGAAAGATCCTCATCCCCATCCATTGAGAGGGTAGCTCCTCATCCTTGGGAAGTGGACTTCCCATGGGGGGTGCTGCAGGCTTCTCGATCTAAAACTTATTCTTAGCATCGAAGAGTGAATTTAGTGAGGGCTTCCCTATTCATCCTATCCCGTGAAGTGCATATTCGGTCAATCAATCTAGCCACTCCCTTGCTAATGtcttttgaatctttttattttataatataaatatgaaaGGGGAGTAGCTTGCAGAATCTATAGTATTCATGAAGGGCATTCATATCAACGCCTTCGAAGTCAGTGAAAAAAGAGGATTTAGAAAGAGAGCAGTTCCTATTACAAATGTAGTGAAACCAATAAAGTTGAGGTAGTGTTAATTATCTTTCAAATTGCCTGCAATATTATATGTGAATCTACATGTCTACATTTGACTTTTGTGATAGTTTCAAgtgttttgaatttgaaaaatgttCAAGCATGTGAGTAGCTAAATTTAGATTAAGTAAAAAGTGAACTGTAAGACCCAATCCAGACACACCGTGGCTCTTGTTGCGTGGTAATTGCTTCTTAGTCTCGAGTCCTACCTATGGAACTATGGGTGCAATATAGCTTGGTGGATTATTTGCAAGGAATGACTGTTGGCCATGTTATGGGTTATATAATATGGCAAATTGCTTTTCCTGTAGACTTTTCCTGGGCCAGTTCATGTTACAGCATGAGAAAGCAAATAAAGTGACTATACTGAGAGAAATCAGTATGTAAAAGAGAATGGAAAGGGCCAATGGTTGCATTCTCGAAATTTTCATTCACAGCCCAATTTCCTGACAGATTATCAAGACAATTATCGACCTTAACTTTATTTCCCTGGTCAATCAACTTTTCTGCCACATTGCCGTCATACTTGTGTTCCCtttaatttacttaaaattgttcatgttcGCAGGAAGATGAAAAGAACAGCATTAGGGATATGATTTCTTCTGCAGTTTTAGATTCTAGTGTGAAGGGGGGTTTGAGATGGCCTCTGAGGAAGGCACTTTCTGGGGATAGATACAGGGTCATTGGGGCTTGGCATACAATCTCTAGAACTTATAATAATTCATCCATGAGGCTGAAGGTGAAGCATGCCAATCGGTTTAATATTAGGGACTCCCATGGGGAAGTTACTGAAGAAATTACCCTGAAGTTGAATGGAATAACTTCTGAATTGCATGTAAGTTCTTTTTCCCCTGTTATGATAAATTTAGCTTTTTTGCGTGCATCATGTTTTGTGAATGCGAATTGATTCCATGTGCTCCAGCCGTTGGTCTGACCATTGGCTCAATACATACAAGAATCGACAATTGAAGCATCCTGTAATGTCTGGATTCATAGTTGATCTGTGAAAGGCCTTCCAATGCTTATTTAACTTATTTTAGGCATAGAATTTCCGGTAGCTTCTGAAATCTGATAAAGTGCATGCCAAAGTTTTAAGTTTGAATCTATATTCACTAGAATTGCCTTttcaacaaatttatctttttattggTGAAGTTGtgattcttttttacttttctttcacttttaagTATTTCAGCTGTTACATAGGGTTGCATTCATTATTCTGCCACTTGAGATATCAATTTGATTCAGTGTGTTGAATCTGCTGTTTCATGAGGATGATGTGCTCTTAATCAAAAACTATGTGATATACAACACacaattaactttttttttaaaatttaatataatgtAAAGGGATTTGTCTCTGAGGCAAGGGCTGAGTATTTTCTTACAAAATGAGCTGCCTGTAATAACCTATACATGTGGGTTTGTCATACCTCATGGCTTCCTCAGCATCGTCTTCAT
The window above is part of the Eucalyptus grandis isolate ANBG69807.140 chromosome 6, ASM1654582v1, whole genome shotgun sequence genome. Proteins encoded here:
- the LOC104432564 gene encoding uncharacterized protein LOC104432564; the protein is MENVTHKVIPEIGLSFEDEKDIYHVQLCDLSRPGATICCKCSVIKAEQRLELYKVELGQIRHMVVDVSCLNKDLDMRLMLRAKRLFTAISEDEKNSIRDMISSAVLDSSVKGGLRWPLRKALSGDRYRVIGAWHTISRTYNNSSMRLKVKHANRFNIRDSHGEVTEEITLKLNGITSELHGQNLGADSVCEMLKDAVKMQ